From the genome of Haloferax mediterranei ATCC 33500, one region includes:
- a CDS encoding PadR family transcriptional regulator: protein MFDLTGFQRDLLYVMAGLDEPHGLAIKEELEDYYETEIHHGRLYPNLDTLVEKGLVDKGEKDRRTNSYRLTARGRREIEARNEWEQQYLDAMDE from the coding sequence ATGTTCGATCTAACCGGGTTTCAGCGTGATCTGCTGTACGTTATGGCGGGGTTAGATGAGCCGCACGGCCTTGCCATCAAAGAAGAACTGGAGGACTACTACGAAACCGAGATTCACCACGGTCGGCTCTATCCGAATCTCGACACCCTCGTCGAGAAGGGTCTCGTCGACAAAGGCGAGAAAGACCGTCGAACCAACAGCTACCGACTGACAGCACGGGGGCGTCGCGAGATCGAAGCCCGAAATGAATGGGAGCAGCAGTACCTCGATGCAATGGACGAATAA
- a CDS encoding Hsp20/alpha crystallin family protein, whose amino-acid sequence MALPTGPASSWFQGTDFPSRLFETGRNDYELYEADDEFVLSVEMPGFDSEEMTVSWDEGVLNIAAEHEDEKRGQRKTYHRRFRFPKNVDDDEITAQYNNGILEVRLPVMTGGTTRGTEIEIQS is encoded by the coding sequence ATGGCTCTTCCAACTGGTCCCGCAAGTTCCTGGTTCCAAGGCACAGACTTCCCGAGTCGATTATTCGAAACCGGACGCAACGACTACGAACTGTACGAAGCAGACGATGAGTTCGTCCTGAGCGTCGAAATGCCGGGCTTCGATTCCGAGGAGATGACGGTTTCGTGGGACGAAGGCGTGCTCAACATCGCTGCCGAGCACGAAGACGAGAAACGCGGCCAGCGGAAGACCTACCATCGTCGCTTCCGGTTCCCGAAGAACGTGGACGACGATGAAATCACGGCGCAGTATAATAACGGTATTCTCGAAGTCCGACTGCCGGTGATGACTGGTGGGACAACCCGTGGAACGGAGATCGAAATCCAAAGCTAA